The following are from one region of the Salmo trutta chromosome 22, fSalTru1.1, whole genome shotgun sequence genome:
- the LOC115158165 gene encoding keratinocyte proline-rich protein, with the protein MSLSHSQLRAEQEAMSLSHSQLRAEQEAMSLSHSQPRAEQEATSLSHSQPRAEQEATSLHSQPRAEQEATSLSHSQPRAGSHVSLPQSALSRAGSHVSLPQSAQSRAGNHVSLPQSAKSRAGSHVSLPQSAQSRAGSHVSLPQSALSRAGSHVSLSQSAQSRAGSHVSLPVSSEQSRKPCLSPTVSPEQSRKPCLSPTVSPEQSRKPCLSPTVSPEQSRKPCLSPTVSPEQSRKPCLSPTVSPEQSRKPCLSPTVSPEQSRKPCLSPTVSPEQSRKPCLSPTVSPEQSRKPCISPTVSPEQSRKPCLSPTVSPEQSRKPCLSPTVSPEQSRKPCLSPTVSPEQSRKPCISPTVSPEQSRKPCLSPTVSPEQSRKPCLSPTVSPEQSRKPCLSPTVSPEQSRKPCLSPTVSPEQSRKPCLSPTFSPEQSRKPCLSPTVSPEQSRKPCLSPTVSPEQSRKPCLSPTVSPEQSRKPCLSPTVSPEQSRKPCLSPTVSPEQSRKPCLSPTVSPEQSRKPCLSPTVSPEQSRKPCLSPTVSPEQSRKPCLSPTVSPEQSWNIQPMRKWNGMALTLHK; encoded by the exons atgtctctctcccacagtcagctcagagcagagcaggaagccatgtctctctcccacagtcagctcagagcagagcaggaagccatgtctctctcccacaGTCAGCCCAGAGCAGAACAGGAAGCCACGTCTCTCTCCCACAGtcagcccagagcagagcaggaagcCACGTCTCTCCACAGtcagcccagagcagagcaggaagcCACGTCTCTCTCCCACAGTCAGCCCAGAGCAGGaagccatgtctctctcccacaGTCAGCCCTGAGCAGAGCAGGaagccatgtctctctcccacagtcagcccagagcagagcaggaaaccatgtctctctcccacagtcagccaagagcagagcagggagccatgtctctctcccacagtcagcccagagcagagcaggaagccatgtctctctcccacaGTCAGCCCTGAGCAGAGCAGGAagccatgtctctctctcacagtcagcccagagcagagcaggaagccatgtctctctcccagtCAGCTCTGAGCAGAGCAGGaagccatgtctctctcccacaGTCAGCCCTGAGCAGAGCAGGaagccatgtctctctcccacagtcagcccagagcagagcaggaagccatgtctctctcccacagtcagcccagagcagagcaggaagccatgtctctctcccacagtcagcccagagcagagcaggaagccatgtctctctcccacaGTCAGCCCTGAGCAGAGCAGGaagccatgtctctctcccacagtcagcccagagcagagcaggaagccatgtctctctcccacaGTCAGCCCTGAGCAGAGCAGGaagccatgtctctctcccacagtcagcccagagcagagcaggaagcCATGTATCTCTCCCACAGTCAGCCCTGAGCAGAGCAGGaagccatgtctctctcccacagtcagcccagagcagagcaggaagccatgtctctctcccacagtcagcccagagcagagcaggaagccatgtctctctcccacagtcagcccagagcagagcaggaagcCATGTATCTCTCCCACAGTCAGCCCTGAGCAGAGCAGGaagccatgtctctctcccacaGTCAGCCCTGAGCAGAGCAGGaagccatgtctctctcccacaGTCAGCCCTGAGCAGAGCAGGaagccatgtctctctcccacagtcagcccagagcagagcaggaagccatgtctctctcccacagtcagcccagagcagagcaggaagccatgtctctctcccacattcagcccagagcagagcaggaagccatgtctctctcccacaGTCAGCCCTGAGCAGAGCAGGaagccatgtctctctcccacaGTCAGCCCTGAGCAGAGCAGGaagccatgtctctctcccacaGTCAGCCCTGAGCAGAGCAGGaagccatgtctctctcccacagtcagcccagagcagagcaggaagccatgtctctctcccacagtcagcccagagcagagcaggaagccatgtctctctcccacagtcagcccagagcagagcaggaagccatgtctctctcccacaGTCAGCCCTGAGCAGAGCAGGaagccatgtctctctcccacaGTCAGCCCTGAGCAGAGCAGGaagccatgtctctctcccacaGTCAGCC CAGAGCAGAGCTGGAATATCCAGCCCATGAGAAAATGGAATGGAATGGCACTCACTCTGCACAAATAG